A window of Marinobacter salarius contains these coding sequences:
- a CDS encoding formate dehydrogenase beta subunit encodes MATKIYVPCDTTALSMGADDVASRIEHHAGVQGVAIELVRNGSRGLFWLEPMVEVETASGRIGYGPVEPDDVQGLVEAGLFDGASDHPLFLGPVADIPYLKRQQRLTFSRIGITDPLSIADYRAHGGFDGLETAISREPQGIVDEVKASGLRGRGGAAFPTGIKWQTVHDEPWQQQKYIVCNADEGDSGTFADRLAMECDPYMLIEGMTIAGLAVGATQGFIYLRSEYPVAHRILNEAIRRAEAEGYLGQDVRGSGRAFDLEVRLAAGAYICGEETSLLESLEGKRGLVRAKPPLPAIKGLFGQPTVVNNVLSFAAAPFILAQGGQAYADYGMGKSRGTLPIQLAGNIRQGGLIELAFGVSLREILEDFGGGTFSGRPMKAVQVGGPLMAYMPESQWNTPMDYEAFGQLGAGIGHGGVVVFDDTVDMGEQARFAMEFCTVESCGKCTPCRIGSVRGMKVIDRIRAGENREANLVLLEELCETMVDGSLCAMGGMTPFPVQSVMTHFPDDLTA; translated from the coding sequence ATGGCAACCAAAATTTACGTGCCCTGCGATACTACCGCTCTGTCCATGGGGGCGGATGACGTGGCGAGTCGAATAGAACACCATGCCGGAGTTCAGGGTGTGGCTATTGAACTGGTTCGTAACGGTTCCCGGGGCTTGTTCTGGCTTGAACCAATGGTGGAAGTCGAGACGGCCAGCGGCCGGATCGGCTATGGCCCGGTGGAACCGGATGACGTTCAGGGGCTGGTGGAGGCCGGGTTGTTCGATGGTGCATCCGACCATCCTCTGTTTCTTGGCCCGGTGGCCGATATTCCCTATCTCAAGCGCCAGCAACGCCTGACCTTTTCCCGTATTGGCATCACCGATCCACTGTCGATTGCCGATTACCGGGCCCATGGCGGCTTTGACGGCCTGGAAACGGCGATCAGCCGGGAGCCTCAGGGTATTGTCGACGAGGTCAAAGCTTCCGGTTTGCGTGGTCGGGGTGGCGCAGCCTTTCCCACCGGTATCAAGTGGCAGACCGTACACGACGAGCCCTGGCAGCAGCAGAAGTACATCGTCTGCAACGCCGATGAGGGCGATTCCGGCACCTTTGCCGACCGGCTCGCCATGGAATGCGACCCCTACATGCTGATCGAAGGCATGACTATTGCCGGGCTGGCGGTGGGGGCGACCCAGGGATTCATCTATCTGCGCTCGGAATACCCGGTGGCGCACCGCATTCTGAATGAAGCGATCCGCCGTGCTGAAGCCGAAGGCTATCTGGGCCAGGATGTCCGGGGCAGCGGTCGTGCCTTCGATCTGGAGGTGCGGCTGGCGGCGGGCGCCTACATTTGCGGCGAGGAAACCTCGCTGTTGGAAAGCCTGGAAGGCAAACGCGGCCTGGTTCGGGCAAAGCCGCCCCTGCCCGCGATCAAGGGGCTGTTCGGCCAACCCACCGTGGTCAATAACGTACTGTCGTTTGCCGCCGCACCGTTCATTCTGGCTCAAGGTGGTCAGGCTTATGCGGACTACGGTATGGGGAAGTCACGGGGCACCCTGCCGATCCAGCTGGCGGGCAACATCCGCCAGGGCGGCCTGATCGAGTTGGCTTTTGGCGTCAGTTTGCGGGAGATCCTCGAAGATTTCGGTGGCGGCACCTTCTCGGGTCGCCCCATGAAAGCGGTCCAGGTGGGCGGCCCGCTGATGGCGTATATGCCGGAAAGTCAGTGGAACACGCCCATGGATTACGAGGCCTTTGGCCAGCTTGGCGCGGGTATCGGCCATGGCGGCGTGGTGGTGTTTGACGACACCGTGGACATGGGAGAACAGGCCCGGTTCGCCATGGAGTTCTGCACCGTGGAGTCCTGCGGCAAATGCACGCCCTGCCGGATCGGATCGGTGCGTGGTATGAAAGTGATTGACCGGATACGCGCCGGTGAGAACCGTGAGGCCAATCTGGTGCTGCTGGAGGAGCTGTGCGAGACCATGGTCGACGGTTCCCTTTGTGCAATGGGGGGCATGACCCCGTTCCCGGTACAGAGCGTGATGACACATTTTCCGGACGACCTGACGGCCTGA
- a CDS encoding formate dehydrogenase subunit gamma, with product MHMSEVNQQPLDAMAYASDWTPDMVRDEVGALKHKPGALLPILHAVQNRIGYIPEGAVAIIAEAMQQTRAEVHGVISFYHHFRTHPVGSKVIHVCRAEACQAMGGRMLEAHIKACLGVEYHGTSADNEFTLEPVYCLGNCACAPSIRVNDDIHGRMTPKKFDRLADKFTTSTLDIR from the coding sequence ATGCATATGTCAGAGGTGAATCAGCAACCACTCGACGCCATGGCCTACGCCAGCGACTGGACACCTGACATGGTCCGGGACGAAGTAGGCGCCCTGAAGCACAAGCCTGGCGCCCTGCTCCCCATCCTGCATGCCGTCCAGAACCGGATCGGTTACATTCCCGAGGGCGCCGTGGCCATCATCGCCGAGGCGATGCAGCAGACCCGTGCCGAAGTCCATGGTGTGATCAGTTTCTATCACCATTTCCGCACCCATCCGGTGGGCAGCAAGGTGATTCACGTGTGTCGCGCCGAGGCCTGTCAGGCCATGGGTGGACGTATGCTTGAAGCGCACATCAAGGCCTGCCTGGGCGTGGAGTATCACGGCACCTCAGCCGACAATGAGTTTACCCTCGAGCCCGTCTACTGCCTGGGCAATTGCGCCTGTGCCCCCTCCATCCGCGTGAATGACGATATCCACGGTCGGATGACGCCGAAGAAGTTTGATCGCCTGGCGGACAAATTCACCACGTCCACGCTGGACATCCGGTAA
- a CDS encoding substrate-binding domain-containing protein — protein MHKKRLSISPAWVFRTDNGELFEPVLFRLLESIRDSGKLTAAAEAAGVSYRHAWNLLNRSSDVFGMPLVIMRKGHGTELSALGEKLLWADQRVKARLGPQIDSMASEFNDQIQQLLAGEHPVLRLHASHGYAVALLPEFSDRVEVNLQYRNPEEALTALNRGECDLASFHFPTCPERAREIMAYYQHQLAGKRFRLIRFVTRREGLMMRKDAPVKIHNLSELAASGLRFIGRDRHSGTRILFSLLLRQAGLTEESINRSPQHEFTHTAVAAFVASGMADVGFGVEAAASQFNLDFVEMTSEHYLLLCHEERLGQDNLSHLIELMRSQAFIDRIEHLPGYEPDSPGTITTFEQLLSGAD, from the coding sequence ATGCATAAGAAAAGGCTGTCTATTTCCCCTGCCTGGGTCTTCCGAACCGATAACGGTGAGCTGTTCGAGCCGGTATTATTCCGCCTGCTCGAATCGATCCGCGACAGCGGCAAGCTGACCGCAGCGGCAGAGGCGGCCGGCGTGTCTTACCGCCACGCCTGGAACCTGCTCAATCGCAGCTCCGATGTTTTCGGAATGCCACTGGTGATCATGCGCAAGGGTCACGGCACCGAGCTGTCCGCCCTGGGAGAGAAGCTGCTGTGGGCAGACCAGCGGGTCAAAGCCCGGCTCGGGCCTCAGATCGACAGCATGGCGTCCGAATTTAACGACCAGATCCAGCAACTGCTGGCCGGTGAGCACCCGGTCCTTCGTCTTCACGCCAGCCATGGGTATGCCGTGGCCCTGCTCCCGGAGTTCTCTGACCGCGTTGAAGTCAACCTCCAATACCGCAATCCCGAAGAGGCACTGACCGCCCTCAATCGCGGCGAATGCGACCTGGCAAGCTTTCACTTTCCCACCTGCCCGGAACGGGCCAGGGAAATCATGGCCTATTACCAGCACCAGTTGGCCGGCAAACGATTCCGGCTGATTCGTTTTGTCACCCGGCGCGAAGGCCTGATGATGCGCAAAGACGCCCCGGTGAAGATCCATAACCTGTCGGAACTGGCCGCTTCCGGGCTCCGATTTATCGGCCGTGACCGCCATTCCGGCACCCGCATTCTGTTCAGCCTTCTGCTCCGGCAGGCGGGACTTACCGAAGAAAGCATCAACCGCTCGCCTCAGCACGAGTTCACTCACACAGCCGTCGCTGCCTTTGTCGCGTCGGGAATGGCGGATGTAGGCTTCGGCGTGGAAGCAGCGGCCAGCCAGTTCAACCTTGATTTCGTGGAAATGACCAGCGAGCACTACCTGCTGCTCTGCCATGAAGAGCGGCTGGGGCAGGACAACCTGTCGCACCTGATTGAGCTGATGCGCTCGCAGGCCTTTATCGATCGAATCGAACACCTTCCCGGCTATGAGCCGGACAGCCCCGGAACCATCACGACCTTTGAACAGTTGCTCTCCGGGGCCGACTGA
- a CDS encoding YbhB/YbcL family Raf kinase inhibitor-like protein: protein MKIKVRGIEEGQPVPEKFAFGVYSEQDHMSFGPNRNPELVWEDAPEGTKSFVVMMFDPDVPSVADDVNQEGKTVSKDIPRVDFFHWLLVDVPASVSRIPEGEDSDGVIPKGKEPGPGPIGIRGVNNYTQFLAGNPDMAGTYAGHDGPCPPWNDEILHHYHYEVHALDVETLGLDGEFDGAAVREAMAGHVLASARVTGTYTLNPDLRQD, encoded by the coding sequence GTGAAAATCAAGGTTCGAGGTATTGAAGAAGGCCAACCGGTGCCGGAAAAATTCGCATTCGGCGTCTACAGTGAACAGGACCATATGAGCTTTGGGCCCAACCGCAACCCGGAACTGGTCTGGGAGGATGCGCCTGAGGGCACCAAGAGTTTCGTGGTGATGATGTTTGACCCGGACGTGCCCAGCGTGGCGGACGACGTCAATCAGGAAGGCAAGACTGTGTCGAAGGACATTCCGCGGGTGGATTTCTTCCACTGGCTGCTGGTGGACGTGCCGGCCTCCGTGTCACGTATTCCTGAGGGCGAGGACAGCGACGGGGTGATCCCCAAGGGCAAGGAGCCCGGCCCGGGGCCGATCGGGATCCGGGGTGTGAACAACTACACCCAGTTCCTGGCTGGCAATCCCGACATGGCGGGAACCTATGCCGGTCATGACGGTCCTTGTCCACCGTGGAACGATGAAATCCTCCATCATTACCATTACGAGGTGCATGCTCTGGATGTTGAAACGCTGGGGCTGGATGGTGAGTTTGATGGTGCCGCAGTTCGTGAAGCGATGGCGGGTCACGTTCTGGCCAGCGCCCGGGTGACTGGGACCTACACGCTGAACCCGGATCTACGTCAGGACTGA
- a CDS encoding ankyrin repeat domain-containing protein encodes MSHDKPTRPQNPDNQQDEDAIAFAQGLFELARNGGAGPLSVMLNAGVPVDIRTNTGDSLLMLACSNDHKDTARLLLEQGADPNLANDQLQTPLASAVYQGNTDIVDLLLASGADVDHRPAGAKTPLMVAAMFNRVGMIERLLEAGADKLLKDEDGQSAEDLARTMEANEAIGALSS; translated from the coding sequence ATGAGCCACGACAAGCCAACCAGGCCCCAGAATCCCGACAACCAGCAGGACGAAGACGCCATTGCTTTCGCCCAGGGGTTGTTCGAACTGGCCCGGAATGGCGGTGCCGGCCCCCTCAGCGTGATGCTCAACGCCGGCGTTCCCGTGGACATCCGCACCAACACCGGAGACAGCCTGCTGATGCTCGCCTGCAGCAACGACCACAAAGACACCGCGCGATTGCTGCTGGAACAGGGTGCCGACCCCAACCTGGCCAACGACCAGCTACAAACACCACTGGCCAGCGCGGTGTATCAGGGCAATACCGACATTGTAGACCTGCTGCTGGCCTCCGGTGCCGACGTCGATCATCGTCCGGCAGGCGCCAAAACACCGCTGATGGTAGCCGCCATGTTCAATCGGGTGGGTATGATTGAGCGTTTACTTGAAGCGGGGGCGGACAAGTTGCTTAAAGATGAGGATGGGCAATCGGCAGAGGATCTGGCCCGGACCATGGAAGCGAACGAGGCTATCGGGGCGTTGTCGTCGTAG
- a CDS encoding putative RNA methyltransferase, whose amino-acid sequence MTMDAFNALACPLDGEPLSQADTCWRCPAGHSFDVARQGYLHLLPVQNKRSLDPGDSKDMVAARRRFLNAGFYQPIAEAVGQAVTTSTANTKPLACLDAGCGEGYYLRQLAASNMDMALALVGVDISKWATLAAAKQDKRPRWLVGSNANLPVLSGTLDCVLCLFGFPVYSEFARVLKPGGILIQADAGTDHLRELREIIYPSLKPEKPSAIDAPDGFSSLGTETLRYSLTLKSQDAIADLLAMTPHFYRAPAEGRARAETLETLTVTVEVTLRRFVRDSAATTTTPR is encoded by the coding sequence ATGACTATGGATGCCTTCAACGCCCTGGCCTGCCCGCTGGACGGTGAGCCCCTGAGCCAGGCCGATACCTGCTGGCGTTGCCCGGCCGGCCACAGTTTTGATGTTGCCCGCCAGGGCTATCTGCACCTGCTGCCGGTCCAGAACAAGCGCTCGCTCGATCCGGGTGATAGCAAGGACATGGTGGCGGCGCGCCGGCGCTTTCTGAATGCGGGTTTCTATCAGCCCATTGCAGAGGCCGTCGGCCAAGCGGTGACGACCAGCACCGCCAATACCAAACCACTGGCCTGCCTGGACGCTGGGTGTGGTGAAGGCTATTACCTCCGACAACTGGCAGCATCGAACATGGACATGGCCCTCGCGCTGGTGGGGGTGGATATCTCCAAGTGGGCGACCCTGGCTGCGGCGAAGCAGGATAAGCGCCCCCGTTGGCTGGTCGGCAGTAACGCCAACCTGCCGGTGTTGAGCGGCACCCTGGATTGCGTACTCTGCCTGTTCGGCTTTCCCGTCTACAGTGAGTTTGCCCGTGTGCTCAAACCCGGCGGCATATTGATCCAGGCCGACGCTGGTACTGACCATCTGCGGGAACTGCGGGAGATTATCTATCCGTCGCTCAAACCGGAAAAACCGTCGGCCATCGACGCGCCGGACGGATTTTCGAGTCTGGGCACGGAGACACTTCGCTATTCACTGACCCTGAAAAGCCAGGACGCTATTGCCGACCTGCTGGCGATGACGCCGCATTTTTACCGGGCGCCGGCGGAGGGGCGGGCTCGTGCCGAGACACTTGAAACCTTGACGGTGACGGTGGAAGTCACGCTGAGGCGTTTTGTTCGTGATTCTGCCGCTACGACGACAACGCCCCGATAG
- a CDS encoding methyltransferase domain-containing protein, translated as MKGEIIHYTRDALGGILVVDYRKHRVMTFDSVFEQSKIDRRKPHLPVHEYSRAMLLPVAFAQPAHATVLGLGGGVMASALLHLLPDCQVHAVELRPRVLEVAREYFNLPHSANLTMTIGDARDALGKAPDGSSDLILADMYNSDRMSPAQAQRQFIRQCSRVLGDSGWLAINYHRTPDINGPLFHQLRAGFAVLLLFKSKTNNTVIFASKRPFDALHTKDPTLVDLENRLPIDWRRLMGRVIRLN; from the coding sequence GTGAAGGGCGAGATTATCCATTACACCCGGGACGCACTCGGTGGCATTCTCGTGGTCGACTATCGCAAACATCGGGTGATGACCTTTGATTCGGTGTTTGAGCAAAGCAAGATAGATCGCCGCAAGCCCCATCTTCCCGTTCATGAGTACAGCCGCGCCATGCTGTTGCCTGTTGCCTTTGCGCAGCCCGCACACGCCACGGTTCTTGGCCTCGGCGGCGGCGTGATGGCCAGTGCGCTGTTGCACCTCCTGCCTGACTGCCAGGTACACGCGGTGGAACTGCGGCCCCGGGTGCTGGAGGTGGCCCGCGAATACTTCAACCTGCCGCATTCCGCCAACCTGACGATGACCATCGGCGATGCCAGGGACGCTCTCGGCAAAGCGCCGGACGGTAGCAGCGACCTCATCCTGGCCGACATGTACAACTCCGACCGCATGAGCCCGGCCCAGGCTCAGCGGCAGTTTATCAGACAATGCAGCCGGGTACTCGGCGATAGCGGCTGGCTTGCCATCAACTACCACCGCACACCGGACATCAATGGCCCGTTGTTCCACCAGCTTCGCGCAGGGTTTGCAGTCCTCCTGCTGTTCAAGAGTAAAACCAACAACACGGTGATCTTCGCCAGCAAACGTCCCTTTGACGCCCTGCATACCAAAGACCCCACCCTGGTGGATCTGGAGAACCGGCTGCCCATCGACTGGCGGCGTTTGATGGGGCGGGTGATTCGCCTGAACTGA
- a CDS encoding 4Fe-4S binding protein → MPLRLLLLLVLACFPLATYGTLDDEKHALIQELFPKATDIRDRLPDYPVYPVYQLQELIGYAYESRDISPLQGFAGKPVNMLIGLDSRGRFTSLRILNHHEPVFLHGLGEEPLFEFIDQYEGRSLTEQIIIDTSGSRSGKNPDGNVVHFDGVSKATVSVLIINDTVLSSALKVARKKLEGFTQAPATRAKTDLYQPLSWAQLVDRGYIGHWRINPAAIEEKLGSPLVDYPDAPQPGPGEPFTELFFGYINAPMVGRNLLGDDGFERLIERTGPDAQILAVMSRGLYPHLPDDFTPGSSPERLGLQQNNLSLDTRDINVFDQNIHLSANGMPDMAKATLFRVGGNAGFNPGAKSTLKLSVTLRKNHLVADRTELDIPVVFAEDLFETVEVAPRPEDSRQPVWIGLWQERWLTISILVLSLTVLTVFFARQRTLSRYPKLVHRFRWGFLFFTLFFIGFYAQGQLSVVNIYTLFLAIWDGFSLNVFLLDPVLFILWTYTFISLFVWGRGLFCGWLCPFGALQEMAAWLGDKLKFREVKVPETWHRRLILLKYPILLVLVGTAFYSLELAEKLVEVEPFKTGITLFFVRYWPFVVYAVGLLVVGMFIHKFYCRYLCPLGAGLAVLGKLRLFSWLDRVELCGKPCQHCKNSCGINAIQKDGRIDYNECIQCLECVVILKDESQCVDKVLDRKRQRQAQILATDAG, encoded by the coding sequence ATGCCCCTGCGGCTGTTGCTGCTGTTGGTCCTAGCCTGTTTCCCTCTGGCGACGTATGGCACTCTGGATGATGAAAAGCACGCGTTAATCCAGGAACTGTTCCCCAAGGCCACGGACATTCGTGATCGGTTGCCGGACTACCCGGTGTATCCGGTGTATCAGCTTCAGGAGCTGATAGGCTACGCCTACGAATCCCGCGATATTAGCCCGCTCCAGGGCTTTGCCGGGAAGCCTGTCAATATGCTGATCGGGCTCGACAGTCGCGGCCGCTTTACCAGCCTTCGTATTCTCAACCATCACGAACCGGTTTTTCTCCATGGGCTGGGCGAGGAGCCTCTGTTCGAGTTCATTGATCAGTACGAGGGCCGCTCACTCACCGAACAGATCATTATCGATACGTCGGGCTCTCGTAGCGGCAAAAACCCGGATGGCAACGTGGTGCATTTCGATGGAGTGAGCAAAGCCACCGTGTCGGTACTGATTATTAACGACACCGTTCTCTCGTCAGCTCTCAAGGTGGCGCGGAAAAAACTGGAGGGGTTTACCCAGGCACCTGCTACCCGGGCGAAAACCGATCTCTATCAGCCACTGTCCTGGGCACAACTGGTTGATCGGGGGTACATCGGCCATTGGCGGATCAATCCAGCGGCGATTGAAGAAAAACTGGGCTCTCCCCTGGTGGATTATCCCGATGCACCGCAACCAGGCCCCGGCGAGCCATTCACCGAGCTGTTTTTCGGCTACATCAACGCGCCGATGGTCGGCCGCAATCTGCTGGGTGATGACGGCTTCGAGCGGCTGATAGAAAGAACGGGACCGGACGCCCAGATACTGGCCGTCATGTCCCGCGGCCTCTACCCGCACCTGCCCGATGACTTTACGCCCGGGAGCTCTCCCGAACGCCTGGGGCTGCAGCAAAACAACCTGTCGCTGGACACTCGTGACATCAACGTATTCGACCAGAACATCCACCTCAGCGCCAACGGCATGCCAGATATGGCCAAGGCAACCCTGTTCCGGGTCGGCGGCAACGCAGGGTTCAATCCTGGAGCCAAATCCACCTTGAAGCTGAGCGTTACACTTCGAAAAAACCACCTTGTAGCTGACCGTACGGAGCTCGACATTCCAGTGGTTTTTGCCGAAGACCTGTTCGAAACCGTCGAGGTTGCTCCAAGGCCAGAAGACAGTCGTCAGCCTGTATGGATCGGGCTTTGGCAGGAACGCTGGCTAACGATTTCCATATTGGTCCTGAGCCTGACGGTTCTGACGGTGTTTTTTGCCCGCCAACGCACCCTGAGCCGATATCCGAAACTGGTGCACCGCTTCCGCTGGGGCTTCCTGTTCTTTACCCTGTTTTTCATTGGCTTCTATGCTCAGGGCCAGTTGTCCGTGGTGAATATTTATACCCTGTTCCTGGCAATCTGGGATGGCTTCTCCCTGAACGTGTTCCTGCTGGACCCGGTGTTGTTTATTCTGTGGACCTACACCTTCATCAGTCTGTTTGTCTGGGGCCGCGGGCTGTTCTGTGGCTGGCTATGTCCCTTTGGTGCACTGCAGGAGATGGCTGCCTGGCTGGGTGATAAATTGAAGTTCCGCGAGGTGAAGGTGCCTGAGACATGGCATCGTCGGCTGATTCTACTGAAATACCCGATACTTCTGGTGCTGGTGGGAACGGCGTTCTATTCACTGGAGCTGGCAGAGAAGCTGGTGGAAGTGGAACCGTTCAAAACCGGCATCACACTGTTCTTCGTCCGCTATTGGCCGTTTGTGGTCTATGCCGTTGGCCTGCTGGTGGTGGGGATGTTCATCCACAAATTCTACTGTCGCTACCTATGTCCGCTGGGGGCCGGGCTGGCGGTTCTGGGCAAGCTGCGCCTGTTCAGTTGGCTCGACCGAGTGGAGCTTTGCGGCAAGCCCTGCCAACACTGCAAAAACAGTTGCGGTATCAATGCGATCCAAAAAGATGGCCGGATTGACTACAACGAATGCATCCAGTGCCTGGAGTGCGTGGTGATTCTTAAAGACGAGAGCCAATGCGTGGACAAGGTACTGGACAGAAAACGCCAGCGGCAGGCACAGATACTGGCTACAGATGCGGGCTGA
- a CDS encoding carboxymuconolactone decarboxylase family protein: protein MTDFTIHDVESAPEKSKPLLENSIKGFGMIPGLHGIMAEAPGTLEAYQTLHQLVLDSSFDNEETTVVWQTINVENACHYCVPAHTGIAKMMEVSDDIINALRDETPLPSEKLEALRTFTLAVMQKKGNVGKEDLDAFYGAGYKHRQVLEVILVLSQKVMSNYINHIAETPVDEPFQKFAWEKKK from the coding sequence ATGACGGATTTCACCATTCACGATGTCGAATCGGCGCCTGAAAAATCGAAACCACTTCTGGAAAATTCGATCAAAGGTTTTGGCATGATTCCCGGCCTGCACGGAATTATGGCTGAGGCACCCGGCACTCTGGAGGCGTACCAGACCTTGCACCAGTTGGTACTGGACAGCAGTTTCGACAACGAAGAAACCACGGTAGTCTGGCAGACCATCAACGTAGAAAATGCCTGTCATTACTGTGTGCCGGCACACACCGGGATCGCCAAAATGATGGAAGTGTCTGACGACATCATCAACGCGCTGCGGGATGAAACGCCTTTGCCCAGCGAAAAGCTTGAGGCCTTGAGGACGTTCACGCTGGCGGTCATGCAGAAGAAAGGCAACGTCGGCAAGGAAGACCTGGACGCGTTTTATGGTGCTGGCTATAAGCACCGTCAGGTACTGGAAGTGATCCTGGTTCTGTCCCAGAAAGTCATGAGCAACTACATCAACCACATCGCGGAAACGCCGGTTGATGAGCCGTTCCAGAAGTTTGCCTGGGAAAAGAAGAAGTAA
- a CDS encoding TetR/AcrR family transcriptional regulator, with protein MARNARYDRQIALDKAMNLFWERGYAGASMKQIEQALDMRPGSIYATFGSKDGLFGEALAAYAQRSGVELREHLAGNSSVLDGLQEHLRCIARQASPGGESPSRACMVVKTLLEASNTNTAIANQANSILNAIEQTLTELLEQAKTQGELAQGTHCARLARLLQAQIIGLRSFAQREIRPEQVAELAEDMAAMLDHYRARH; from the coding sequence ATGGCCAGAAACGCTCGTTATGACCGACAAATTGCGCTGGACAAAGCAATGAACCTGTTTTGGGAGCGGGGCTATGCCGGTGCTTCCATGAAGCAGATTGAGCAGGCCCTGGACATGCGCCCGGGCAGCATCTATGCAACCTTTGGAAGCAAGGATGGCCTGTTCGGCGAAGCGCTGGCTGCCTATGCTCAAAGAAGCGGAGTGGAACTACGCGAGCACCTGGCTGGAAATTCGTCGGTGCTGGACGGGCTGCAGGAGCACCTGCGGTGCATCGCACGACAGGCTAGCCCTGGTGGCGAATCGCCGTCCCGTGCCTGCATGGTCGTCAAAACCCTGCTGGAAGCCAGTAACACCAATACCGCCATTGCAAACCAGGCGAACTCGATCCTGAACGCCATCGAGCAGACCCTGACTGAACTTCTGGAGCAGGCGAAAACCCAGGGCGAACTGGCACAGGGAACCCACTGCGCCCGACTGGCAAGATTGCTCCAGGCACAGATCATTGGCCTCCGGTCTTTTGCGCAACGGGAGATCCGGCCGGAACAGGTCGCTGAGCTCGCCGAAGACATGGCAGCCATGCTTGACCACTATCGTGCCCGACACTAG
- a CDS encoding NAD(P)/FAD-dependent oxidoreductase: MDNLHHIVVVGGGAGGLELVTRLGNKLGKKHKARITLIDAGLTHVWKPLLHEVASGSLDASANEINYRAHARKHHYEFQLGRMNGLDRGSREVIIAPFQDDDGNEVVPERRIGYDTLVIAVGSTANDFGTPGAQEHCLFLDSLNQARRFHNLMLNAFLRKNHDARSGNGHELPITIIGAGATGVELAAELRLASRELPIYGMNHLRPEDVSITVVEAADRILPALPARLSEAATRELEHQSVKVMTGQPVNEVRDGIVVLKDGTEIGSQMTIWAAGIKAPAFLSSLEGVETNGGNQIKVKQTLEATTAPDVFAFGDCAECPQPKSDRPVPPRAQSAHQQADVLFKTLCNRLEGGDAIPFVYKDHGSLINFSRYTTVGNLMGNLSGRSMYIEGKVARLFYLSLYRMHQVALHGVIRTGIIWLMDRISRAMHPRLKLH, encoded by the coding sequence ATGGATAATCTGCATCACATCGTCGTCGTAGGCGGCGGCGCGGGCGGCCTTGAGCTCGTCACTCGCCTTGGTAACAAACTTGGAAAGAAGCACAAAGCCCGCATTACCCTCATAGACGCTGGCCTGACTCATGTCTGGAAACCCCTGCTACACGAAGTAGCCTCTGGCTCTCTGGATGCCAGCGCTAACGAGATCAACTACCGGGCCCACGCTCGCAAGCACCATTACGAATTTCAGCTCGGACGCATGAACGGACTGGATCGCGGCTCCCGGGAAGTCATCATTGCCCCGTTTCAAGACGATGATGGCAACGAGGTCGTGCCGGAGCGCCGTATTGGCTACGACACCCTGGTGATTGCCGTGGGCAGCACCGCCAATGATTTTGGAACCCCGGGTGCCCAGGAGCACTGCCTGTTTCTGGACAGCCTGAACCAGGCCCGACGCTTCCATAACCTGATGCTCAACGCCTTTTTACGCAAAAACCACGATGCCCGGTCCGGTAATGGCCATGAACTGCCCATCACGATCATTGGCGCAGGTGCCACCGGCGTTGAACTGGCTGCGGAGCTGCGTCTGGCCTCGCGGGAACTGCCGATCTACGGCATGAATCACCTGCGACCGGAAGATGTATCCATCACTGTCGTCGAAGCGGCTGACCGCATCCTTCCGGCACTTCCTGCACGGCTTTCCGAAGCGGCAACGCGGGAACTGGAACACCAGAGCGTCAAGGTCATGACTGGCCAGCCGGTCAACGAAGTGCGTGACGGCATTGTGGTGCTGAAAGACGGTACGGAAATCGGTTCTCAGATGACCATCTGGGCAGCTGGTATCAAGGCTCCAGCCTTCCTCTCCTCACTCGAGGGCGTGGAAACCAACGGCGGCAACCAGATCAAGGTAAAGCAGACCCTCGAGGCCACGACGGCCCCTGACGTTTTCGCCTTCGGCGACTGCGCTGAATGCCCTCAGCCCAAGTCTGACCGGCCGGTACCGCCACGAGCGCAGTCTGCGCATCAACAGGCGGATGTGTTATTCAAAACCCTGTGTAACCGCCTGGAGGGCGGTGATGCGATCCCCTTTGTCTATAAGGACCACGGTTCGCTGATAAACTTCAGTCGCTATACCACGGTGGGAAACCTGATGGGTAACCTTTCCGGACGTAGCATGTACATAGAGGGCAAAGTGGCCCGCCTGTTTTACCTGTCGCTCTACCGTATGCACCAGGTCGCGCTGCACGGCGTCATAAGAACCGGAATCATCTGGTTGATGGACCGGATAAGCCGGGCCATGCACCCACGCCTGAAACTACACTGA